The Montipora capricornis isolate CH-2021 chromosome 6, ASM3666992v2, whole genome shotgun sequence genome has a window encoding:
- the LOC138051775 gene encoding uncharacterized protein, producing MEEEKTQHQTSVTGYLHNVSPIRTSNKTKYFDMQIQTGEDEVKRGVCFSPPRVQEFTKHSNSKSPVKITKFRFDKGSTSVCMGPDVQVDKLDKVDFERKILPQTLNLSLLNSVFDGQLITIKAKVINLTAVSKFTSSTSGVLNKAEADLLDPHGSAKLTLWGHFTSEVMEGNTYQFTNLRVRKDNHNIYLNTAKTGCEIVEAVPFNEPLCLTNVLPATSTSTSITAKIIGIKDTNHYMSCCNCNKKISSLETKNVDCTNCGLKQRAASCKKHWYIQAMFQHEKGTLNLTLFDDALKQLLELSNDKLKSITNDDLEDEFLSYSNTEVSVTYNNKTKIILNIEKQQ from the coding sequence atggaagaagaaaaaacacagcATCAAACTTCTGTCACAGGCTATTTGCACAATGTGTCACCTATTAGGACaagcaacaaaacaaagtaCTTTGACATGCAAATTCAAACTGGTGAAGATGAAGTAAAACGTGGTGTATGCTTCTCTCCTCCACGCGTACAGGAATTCACCAAACACAGTAACAGCAAAAGTCCAGTTAAGATAACCAAATTCCGCTTTGATAAAGGCTCAACAAGTGTCTGCATGGGACCTGATGTACAAGTTGATAAACTAGACAAAGTTGACTTTGAAAGGAAAATTTTGCCACAAACGCTGAACCTGTCATTACTTAATTCAGTGTTTGACGGTCAGCTTATCACCATAAAGGCAAAAGTGATCAACCTAACAGCTGTCTCCAAGTTTACTAGTTCCACATCAGGTGTTCTAAACAAGGCTGAAGCTGATCTGCTTGATCCCCATGGATCCGCCAAGCTGACGTTATGGGGGCATTTCACCTCGGAAGTGATGGAAGGCAACACCTATCAATTTACTAACTTAAGAGTTAGGAAAGATAACCACAACATTTACCTCAACACTGCAAAAACTGGCTGTGAGATTGTTGAAGCAGTTCCCTTCAATGAACCCCTTTGCCTTACAAATGTGCTACCAGCAACGTCAACATCTACATCTATCACAGCTAAAATTATCGGAATAAAAGACACAAACCACTACATGTCCTGCTGCaattgtaacaaaaaaatatcGTCCCTAGAGACAAAAAATGTAGACTGCACAAACTGTGGTCTCAAACAAAGAGCAGCTTCTTGCAAAAAACATTGGTACATTCAAGCTATGTTTCAACATGAAAAAGGAACACTAAACCTAACACTGTTTGATGATGCATTGAAACAACTGCTTGAGCTTTCCAATGATAAATTGAAGTCAATCACTAATGATGATCTGGAGGATGAATTCTTGTCGTACAGTAACACAGAAGTTTCTGTAACttataataacaaaacaaaaatcatcttgaacattgaaaaacagcagtaa